The proteins below come from a single Mytilus edulis chromosome 5, xbMytEdul2.2, whole genome shotgun sequence genomic window:
- the LOC139524874 gene encoding small conductance calcium-activated potassium channel protein 2-like isoform X4 — protein sequence MYKCVEQVLVNKMSGSTVVEDPGIPLVDRRNGKYNKYVQDDSQNGSHADLSALGPPGKFDNISYRLSRRKLLIKRRRICVNIECTLALIGVIVMLVENELIFAHKITKADAVSIFLKSGISVSTLLLLMAVIGYHVIGIQLHMTDNSLEDWRLAVNFPATFLKILFELMICAIHPIPGNITTHVTDPKSEGHDVSIDAILSILMLMRFYLVGKFLVVHSRLLTNTATQSLGALNKVKINTVFIFKALMSTMPGTILIFIMLGILLSSSWAMRTCEIYYHPDPEHSTFFNCMWMIAITFLTVGYGDIYPNSYCGRFVAVSTGLMGVGTTALLVAVLAQKLEQSRAEKYVHNFVYRAQLDKERKHAASDVIKYVIQLWRMKKHSEVSDRKRIRLHGKLLQAISNMREAKNEKSSIGENAIGVIEISKSVNDVYDIVEKMEDTNKELKDQVNNMESKLSDMSTKMDALYTAMMRK from the exons ATGTACAAATGTGTAGAACAAGTCTTAGTG AATAAAATGAGTGGTAGTACTGTGGTGGAAGATCCGGGGATTCCCCTAGTAGACCGCCGGAATGGGAAATATAATAAATACGTGCAAGACGACAGTCAGAACGGAAGTCATGCAGATCTATCAGCACTGGGGCCTCCTggaaaatttgataatattagtTATCGACTAAGTCGACGAAAGTTACTGATCAAACGACGTCGGATTTGTGTAAATATAGAATGCACACTGGCTCTGATAGGGGTCATTGTCATGTTAGTAGAAAATGAACTTATATTTGCACACAAGATAACAAAAGCAGATGCtgtatcaatatttttaaagAGCGGTATATCTGTATCGACCCTTTTACTCTTAATGGCTGTAATTGGATATCACGTGATTGGAATACAACTGCACATGACTGACAATAGTCTAGAAGACTGGCGACTAGCAGTAAACTTTCCCGctacatttttgaaaatcttatttgAGCTGATGATATGTGCCATTCATCCAATTCCAGGCAATATAACAACTCACGTGACCGATCCTAAAAGTGAAGGACATGATGTTTCTATAGATGCTATTTTATCAATTCTCATGCTGATGAGATTTTATTTAGTAGGAAAATTTCTGGTGGTGCACAGTCGACTTCTTACCAATACAGCTACACAAAGCCTGGGCGCATTAAACAAAGTCAAGATCAATacagtttttattttcaaagcGTTAATGTCAACTATGCCAGGTACGATCCTAATATTTATTATGCTTGGAATTCTACTTTCTAGCTCGTGGGCAATGCGCACCTGCGAAATATACTACCATCCTGACCCAgaacattcaacatttttcaacTGCATGTGGATGATCGCCATTACGTTTTTAACAGTTGGATATGGTGATATTTACCCAAACTCGTACTGTGGTAGATTTGTCGCTGTATCGACTGGATTAATGGGCGTAGGAACAACTGCACTGTTAGTTGCTGTCCTAGCTCAGAAATTAGAACAATCTAGAGCCGAAAAATACGTACACAATTTTGTTTATAGGGCCCAGTTAGACAAAGAAAGAAAACACGCGGCATCCGATGTTATTAAATACGTCATACAGTTATGGCGAATGAAAAAACACAGCGAAGTCAGCGACAGAAAGAGAATTCGATTACATGGAAAACTGCTGCAAGCTATTTCCAATATGAGAGAAGCtaaaaatgagaaatcatctaTTGGCGAAAATGCTATAGGTGTTATAGAAATATCCAAGTCCGTCAATGACGTCTATGATATCGTGGAAAAAATGGAGGATACGAACAAAGAACTGAAAGATCAAGTTAACAATATGGAATCTAAACTTTCAGATATGTCAACTAAAATGGACGCCTTATATACAGCCATGATGAGAAAATAA
- the LOC139524874 gene encoding small conductance calcium-activated potassium channel protein 2-like isoform X6: MSGSTVVEDPGIPLVDRRNGKYNKYVQDDSQNGSHADLSALGPPGKFDNISYRLSRRKLLIKRRRICVNIECTLALIGVIVMLVENELIFAHKITKADAVSIFLKSGISVSTLLLLMAVIGYHVIGIQLHMTDNSLEDWRLAVNFPATFLKILFELMICAIHPIPGNITTHVTDPKSEGHDVSIDAILSILMLMRFYLVGKFLVVHSRLLTNTATQSLGALNKVKINTVFIFKALMSTMPGTILIFIMLGILLSSSWAMRTCEIYYHPDPEHSTFFNCMWMIAITFLTVGYGDIYPNSYCGRFVAVSTGLMGVGTTALLVAVLAQKLEQSRAEKYVHNFVYRAQLDKERKHAASDVIKYVIQLWRMKKHSEVSDRKRIRLHGKLLQAISNMREAKNEKSSIGENAIGVIEISKSVNDVYDIVEKMEDTNKELKDQVNNMESKLSDMSTKMDALYTAMMRK; this comes from the coding sequence ATGAGTGGTAGTACTGTGGTGGAAGATCCGGGGATTCCCCTAGTAGACCGCCGGAATGGGAAATATAATAAATACGTGCAAGACGACAGTCAGAACGGAAGTCATGCAGATCTATCAGCACTGGGGCCTCCTggaaaatttgataatattagtTATCGACTAAGTCGACGAAAGTTACTGATCAAACGACGTCGGATTTGTGTAAATATAGAATGCACACTGGCTCTGATAGGGGTCATTGTCATGTTAGTAGAAAATGAACTTATATTTGCACACAAGATAACAAAAGCAGATGCtgtatcaatatttttaaagAGCGGTATATCTGTATCGACCCTTTTACTCTTAATGGCTGTAATTGGATATCACGTGATTGGAATACAACTGCACATGACTGACAATAGTCTAGAAGACTGGCGACTAGCAGTAAACTTTCCCGctacatttttgaaaatcttatttgAGCTGATGATATGTGCCATTCATCCAATTCCAGGCAATATAACAACTCACGTGACCGATCCTAAAAGTGAAGGACATGATGTTTCTATAGATGCTATTTTATCAATTCTCATGCTGATGAGATTTTATTTAGTAGGAAAATTTCTGGTGGTGCACAGTCGACTTCTTACCAATACAGCTACACAAAGCCTGGGCGCATTAAACAAAGTCAAGATCAATacagtttttattttcaaagcGTTAATGTCAACTATGCCAGGTACGATCCTAATATTTATTATGCTTGGAATTCTACTTTCTAGCTCGTGGGCAATGCGCACCTGCGAAATATACTACCATCCTGACCCAgaacattcaacatttttcaacTGCATGTGGATGATCGCCATTACGTTTTTAACAGTTGGATATGGTGATATTTACCCAAACTCGTACTGTGGTAGATTTGTCGCTGTATCGACTGGATTAATGGGCGTAGGAACAACTGCACTGTTAGTTGCTGTCCTAGCTCAGAAATTAGAACAATCTAGAGCCGAAAAATACGTACACAATTTTGTTTATAGGGCCCAGTTAGACAAAGAAAGAAAACACGCGGCATCCGATGTTATTAAATACGTCATACAGTTATGGCGAATGAAAAAACACAGCGAAGTCAGCGACAGAAAGAGAATTCGATTACATGGAAAACTGCTGCAAGCTATTTCCAATATGAGAGAAGCtaaaaatgagaaatcatctaTTGGCGAAAATGCTATAGGTGTTATAGAAATATCCAAGTCCGTCAATGACGTCTATGATATCGTGGAAAAAATGGAGGATACGAACAAAGAACTGAAAGATCAAGTTAACAATATGGAATCTAAACTTTCAGATATGTCAACTAAAATGGACGCCTTATATACAGCCATGATGAGAAAATAA
- the LOC139524874 gene encoding small conductance calcium-activated potassium channel protein 2-like isoform X3 — protein sequence MTIRQDDQSRSWSDIEDFNKMSGSTVVEDPGIPLVDRRNGKYNKYVQDDSQNGSHADLSALGPPGKFDNISYRLSRRKLLIKRRRICVNIECTLALIGVIVMLVENELIFAHKITKADAVSIFLKSGISVSTLLLLMAVIGYHVIGIQLHMTDNSLEDWRLAVNFPATFLKILFELMICAIHPIPGNITTHVTDPKSEGHDVSIDAILSILMLMRFYLVGKFLVVHSRLLTNTATQSLGALNKVKINTVFIFKALMSTMPGTILIFIMLGILLSSSWAMRTCEIYYHPDPEHSTFFNCMWMIAITFLTVGYGDIYPNSYCGRFVAVSTGLMGVGTTALLVAVLAQKLEQSRAEKYVHNFVYRAQLDKERKHAASDVIKYVIQLWRMKKHSEVSDRKRIRLHGKLLQAISNMREAKNEKSSIGENAIGVIEISKSVNDVYDIVEKMEDTNKELKDQVNNMESKLSDMSTKMDALYTAMMRK from the coding sequence AATAAAATGAGTGGTAGTACTGTGGTGGAAGATCCGGGGATTCCCCTAGTAGACCGCCGGAATGGGAAATATAATAAATACGTGCAAGACGACAGTCAGAACGGAAGTCATGCAGATCTATCAGCACTGGGGCCTCCTggaaaatttgataatattagtTATCGACTAAGTCGACGAAAGTTACTGATCAAACGACGTCGGATTTGTGTAAATATAGAATGCACACTGGCTCTGATAGGGGTCATTGTCATGTTAGTAGAAAATGAACTTATATTTGCACACAAGATAACAAAAGCAGATGCtgtatcaatatttttaaagAGCGGTATATCTGTATCGACCCTTTTACTCTTAATGGCTGTAATTGGATATCACGTGATTGGAATACAACTGCACATGACTGACAATAGTCTAGAAGACTGGCGACTAGCAGTAAACTTTCCCGctacatttttgaaaatcttatttgAGCTGATGATATGTGCCATTCATCCAATTCCAGGCAATATAACAACTCACGTGACCGATCCTAAAAGTGAAGGACATGATGTTTCTATAGATGCTATTTTATCAATTCTCATGCTGATGAGATTTTATTTAGTAGGAAAATTTCTGGTGGTGCACAGTCGACTTCTTACCAATACAGCTACACAAAGCCTGGGCGCATTAAACAAAGTCAAGATCAATacagtttttattttcaaagcGTTAATGTCAACTATGCCAGGTACGATCCTAATATTTATTATGCTTGGAATTCTACTTTCTAGCTCGTGGGCAATGCGCACCTGCGAAATATACTACCATCCTGACCCAgaacattcaacatttttcaacTGCATGTGGATGATCGCCATTACGTTTTTAACAGTTGGATATGGTGATATTTACCCAAACTCGTACTGTGGTAGATTTGTCGCTGTATCGACTGGATTAATGGGCGTAGGAACAACTGCACTGTTAGTTGCTGTCCTAGCTCAGAAATTAGAACAATCTAGAGCCGAAAAATACGTACACAATTTTGTTTATAGGGCCCAGTTAGACAAAGAAAGAAAACACGCGGCATCCGATGTTATTAAATACGTCATACAGTTATGGCGAATGAAAAAACACAGCGAAGTCAGCGACAGAAAGAGAATTCGATTACATGGAAAACTGCTGCAAGCTATTTCCAATATGAGAGAAGCtaaaaatgagaaatcatctaTTGGCGAAAATGCTATAGGTGTTATAGAAATATCCAAGTCCGTCAATGACGTCTATGATATCGTGGAAAAAATGGAGGATACGAACAAAGAACTGAAAGATCAAGTTAACAATATGGAATCTAAACTTTCAGATATGTCAACTAAAATGGACGCCTTATATACAGCCATGATGAGAAAATAA
- the LOC139524874 gene encoding small conductance calcium-activated potassium channel protein 2-like isoform X1: MAEKYMDTRLRIRQVFINAINKMSGSTVVEDPGIPLVDRRNGKYNKYVQDDSQNGSHADLSALGPPGKFDNISYRLSRRKLLIKRRRICVNIECTLALIGVIVMLVENELIFAHKITKADAVSIFLKSGISVSTLLLLMAVIGYHVIGIQLHMTDNSLEDWRLAVNFPATFLKILFELMICAIHPIPGNITTHVTDPKSEGHDVSIDAILSILMLMRFYLVGKFLVVHSRLLTNTATQSLGALNKVKINTVFIFKALMSTMPGTILIFIMLGILLSSSWAMRTCEIYYHPDPEHSTFFNCMWMIAITFLTVGYGDIYPNSYCGRFVAVSTGLMGVGTTALLVAVLAQKLEQSRAEKYVHNFVYRAQLDKERKHAASDVIKYVIQLWRMKKHSEVSDRKRIRLHGKLLQAISNMREAKNEKSSIGENAIGVIEISKSVNDVYDIVEKMEDTNKELKDQVNNMESKLSDMSTKMDALYTAMMRK; this comes from the exons ATGGCTGAGAAGTATATGGATACCAGACTAAGGATCAGAcaagtttttattaatgcaatt AATAAAATGAGTGGTAGTACTGTGGTGGAAGATCCGGGGATTCCCCTAGTAGACCGCCGGAATGGGAAATATAATAAATACGTGCAAGACGACAGTCAGAACGGAAGTCATGCAGATCTATCAGCACTGGGGCCTCCTggaaaatttgataatattagtTATCGACTAAGTCGACGAAAGTTACTGATCAAACGACGTCGGATTTGTGTAAATATAGAATGCACACTGGCTCTGATAGGGGTCATTGTCATGTTAGTAGAAAATGAACTTATATTTGCACACAAGATAACAAAAGCAGATGCtgtatcaatatttttaaagAGCGGTATATCTGTATCGACCCTTTTACTCTTAATGGCTGTAATTGGATATCACGTGATTGGAATACAACTGCACATGACTGACAATAGTCTAGAAGACTGGCGACTAGCAGTAAACTTTCCCGctacatttttgaaaatcttatttgAGCTGATGATATGTGCCATTCATCCAATTCCAGGCAATATAACAACTCACGTGACCGATCCTAAAAGTGAAGGACATGATGTTTCTATAGATGCTATTTTATCAATTCTCATGCTGATGAGATTTTATTTAGTAGGAAAATTTCTGGTGGTGCACAGTCGACTTCTTACCAATACAGCTACACAAAGCCTGGGCGCATTAAACAAAGTCAAGATCAATacagtttttattttcaaagcGTTAATGTCAACTATGCCAGGTACGATCCTAATATTTATTATGCTTGGAATTCTACTTTCTAGCTCGTGGGCAATGCGCACCTGCGAAATATACTACCATCCTGACCCAgaacattcaacatttttcaacTGCATGTGGATGATCGCCATTACGTTTTTAACAGTTGGATATGGTGATATTTACCCAAACTCGTACTGTGGTAGATTTGTCGCTGTATCGACTGGATTAATGGGCGTAGGAACAACTGCACTGTTAGTTGCTGTCCTAGCTCAGAAATTAGAACAATCTAGAGCCGAAAAATACGTACACAATTTTGTTTATAGGGCCCAGTTAGACAAAGAAAGAAAACACGCGGCATCCGATGTTATTAAATACGTCATACAGTTATGGCGAATGAAAAAACACAGCGAAGTCAGCGACAGAAAGAGAATTCGATTACATGGAAAACTGCTGCAAGCTATTTCCAATATGAGAGAAGCtaaaaatgagaaatcatctaTTGGCGAAAATGCTATAGGTGTTATAGAAATATCCAAGTCCGTCAATGACGTCTATGATATCGTGGAAAAAATGGAGGATACGAACAAAGAACTGAAAGATCAAGTTAACAATATGGAATCTAAACTTTCAGATATGTCAACTAAAATGGACGCCTTATATACAGCCATGATGAGAAAATAA
- the LOC139524874 gene encoding small conductance calcium-activated potassium channel protein 2-like isoform X5 — MNGENWTSLMNKMSGSTVVEDPGIPLVDRRNGKYNKYVQDDSQNGSHADLSALGPPGKFDNISYRLSRRKLLIKRRRICVNIECTLALIGVIVMLVENELIFAHKITKADAVSIFLKSGISVSTLLLLMAVIGYHVIGIQLHMTDNSLEDWRLAVNFPATFLKILFELMICAIHPIPGNITTHVTDPKSEGHDVSIDAILSILMLMRFYLVGKFLVVHSRLLTNTATQSLGALNKVKINTVFIFKALMSTMPGTILIFIMLGILLSSSWAMRTCEIYYHPDPEHSTFFNCMWMIAITFLTVGYGDIYPNSYCGRFVAVSTGLMGVGTTALLVAVLAQKLEQSRAEKYVHNFVYRAQLDKERKHAASDVIKYVIQLWRMKKHSEVSDRKRIRLHGKLLQAISNMREAKNEKSSIGENAIGVIEISKSVNDVYDIVEKMEDTNKELKDQVNNMESKLSDMSTKMDALYTAMMRK; from the coding sequence AATAAAATGAGTGGTAGTACTGTGGTGGAAGATCCGGGGATTCCCCTAGTAGACCGCCGGAATGGGAAATATAATAAATACGTGCAAGACGACAGTCAGAACGGAAGTCATGCAGATCTATCAGCACTGGGGCCTCCTggaaaatttgataatattagtTATCGACTAAGTCGACGAAAGTTACTGATCAAACGACGTCGGATTTGTGTAAATATAGAATGCACACTGGCTCTGATAGGGGTCATTGTCATGTTAGTAGAAAATGAACTTATATTTGCACACAAGATAACAAAAGCAGATGCtgtatcaatatttttaaagAGCGGTATATCTGTATCGACCCTTTTACTCTTAATGGCTGTAATTGGATATCACGTGATTGGAATACAACTGCACATGACTGACAATAGTCTAGAAGACTGGCGACTAGCAGTAAACTTTCCCGctacatttttgaaaatcttatttgAGCTGATGATATGTGCCATTCATCCAATTCCAGGCAATATAACAACTCACGTGACCGATCCTAAAAGTGAAGGACATGATGTTTCTATAGATGCTATTTTATCAATTCTCATGCTGATGAGATTTTATTTAGTAGGAAAATTTCTGGTGGTGCACAGTCGACTTCTTACCAATACAGCTACACAAAGCCTGGGCGCATTAAACAAAGTCAAGATCAATacagtttttattttcaaagcGTTAATGTCAACTATGCCAGGTACGATCCTAATATTTATTATGCTTGGAATTCTACTTTCTAGCTCGTGGGCAATGCGCACCTGCGAAATATACTACCATCCTGACCCAgaacattcaacatttttcaacTGCATGTGGATGATCGCCATTACGTTTTTAACAGTTGGATATGGTGATATTTACCCAAACTCGTACTGTGGTAGATTTGTCGCTGTATCGACTGGATTAATGGGCGTAGGAACAACTGCACTGTTAGTTGCTGTCCTAGCTCAGAAATTAGAACAATCTAGAGCCGAAAAATACGTACACAATTTTGTTTATAGGGCCCAGTTAGACAAAGAAAGAAAACACGCGGCATCCGATGTTATTAAATACGTCATACAGTTATGGCGAATGAAAAAACACAGCGAAGTCAGCGACAGAAAGAGAATTCGATTACATGGAAAACTGCTGCAAGCTATTTCCAATATGAGAGAAGCtaaaaatgagaaatcatctaTTGGCGAAAATGCTATAGGTGTTATAGAAATATCCAAGTCCGTCAATGACGTCTATGATATCGTGGAAAAAATGGAGGATACGAACAAAGAACTGAAAGATCAAGTTAACAATATGGAATCTAAACTTTCAGATATGTCAACTAAAATGGACGCCTTATATACAGCCATGATGAGAAAATAA
- the LOC139524874 gene encoding small conductance calcium-activated potassium channel protein 2-like isoform X2 — translation MTGILGLDSKKKDGMSEPNKMSGSTVVEDPGIPLVDRRNGKYNKYVQDDSQNGSHADLSALGPPGKFDNISYRLSRRKLLIKRRRICVNIECTLALIGVIVMLVENELIFAHKITKADAVSIFLKSGISVSTLLLLMAVIGYHVIGIQLHMTDNSLEDWRLAVNFPATFLKILFELMICAIHPIPGNITTHVTDPKSEGHDVSIDAILSILMLMRFYLVGKFLVVHSRLLTNTATQSLGALNKVKINTVFIFKALMSTMPGTILIFIMLGILLSSSWAMRTCEIYYHPDPEHSTFFNCMWMIAITFLTVGYGDIYPNSYCGRFVAVSTGLMGVGTTALLVAVLAQKLEQSRAEKYVHNFVYRAQLDKERKHAASDVIKYVIQLWRMKKHSEVSDRKRIRLHGKLLQAISNMREAKNEKSSIGENAIGVIEISKSVNDVYDIVEKMEDTNKELKDQVNNMESKLSDMSTKMDALYTAMMRK, via the coding sequence AATAAAATGAGTGGTAGTACTGTGGTGGAAGATCCGGGGATTCCCCTAGTAGACCGCCGGAATGGGAAATATAATAAATACGTGCAAGACGACAGTCAGAACGGAAGTCATGCAGATCTATCAGCACTGGGGCCTCCTggaaaatttgataatattagtTATCGACTAAGTCGACGAAAGTTACTGATCAAACGACGTCGGATTTGTGTAAATATAGAATGCACACTGGCTCTGATAGGGGTCATTGTCATGTTAGTAGAAAATGAACTTATATTTGCACACAAGATAACAAAAGCAGATGCtgtatcaatatttttaaagAGCGGTATATCTGTATCGACCCTTTTACTCTTAATGGCTGTAATTGGATATCACGTGATTGGAATACAACTGCACATGACTGACAATAGTCTAGAAGACTGGCGACTAGCAGTAAACTTTCCCGctacatttttgaaaatcttatttgAGCTGATGATATGTGCCATTCATCCAATTCCAGGCAATATAACAACTCACGTGACCGATCCTAAAAGTGAAGGACATGATGTTTCTATAGATGCTATTTTATCAATTCTCATGCTGATGAGATTTTATTTAGTAGGAAAATTTCTGGTGGTGCACAGTCGACTTCTTACCAATACAGCTACACAAAGCCTGGGCGCATTAAACAAAGTCAAGATCAATacagtttttattttcaaagcGTTAATGTCAACTATGCCAGGTACGATCCTAATATTTATTATGCTTGGAATTCTACTTTCTAGCTCGTGGGCAATGCGCACCTGCGAAATATACTACCATCCTGACCCAgaacattcaacatttttcaacTGCATGTGGATGATCGCCATTACGTTTTTAACAGTTGGATATGGTGATATTTACCCAAACTCGTACTGTGGTAGATTTGTCGCTGTATCGACTGGATTAATGGGCGTAGGAACAACTGCACTGTTAGTTGCTGTCCTAGCTCAGAAATTAGAACAATCTAGAGCCGAAAAATACGTACACAATTTTGTTTATAGGGCCCAGTTAGACAAAGAAAGAAAACACGCGGCATCCGATGTTATTAAATACGTCATACAGTTATGGCGAATGAAAAAACACAGCGAAGTCAGCGACAGAAAGAGAATTCGATTACATGGAAAACTGCTGCAAGCTATTTCCAATATGAGAGAAGCtaaaaatgagaaatcatctaTTGGCGAAAATGCTATAGGTGTTATAGAAATATCCAAGTCCGTCAATGACGTCTATGATATCGTGGAAAAAATGGAGGATACGAACAAAGAACTGAAAGATCAAGTTAACAATATGGAATCTAAACTTTCAGATATGTCAACTAAAATGGACGCCTTATATACAGCCATGATGAGAAAATAA